The genomic window CACATAACCGTAATAATTATCGGATTTGGGAAAACACCATTATCGAATAAGTATTATATTAAGCTACAGATAGTTAATGTTTCCCCAGATTGATAGCAAGCCGTATCGGTCAGTCGGTCGGTTGCTACGACCCGTCTCGGAACTAACTTAGTTACTTTATTTTCTGTGCCGGGATAAACacgtaagtaattttaatcaatgaattgtttaaagaaaaatatttttgcatttttggtgttgactttatttaaacatacatacttaagaGAGCTCTTGTTCACGACTCGTACTTTTTTAGTGACCCTTACAATACTGATCGCCGTGCTACGTGTGAGTTTACCGAAGATATTTACAGTATTATAGCGTGTGTTCAGAAGAGGCCTAATAATCCCAGGATTATGTCGATTCGGTCAATTCTGAGACGGTTCTAAGTAGCCTAAATAACTAGATTTACTGTATTTAAAGATATTATACCTTTCTACaagtttatgtatatttatgagtACCAATTTTCAAAAGCCAAGGTTTACAGCTGTTACatgaatttgtaatttaatttgaaattctgTATTTTAAACTTCAATTAGAAGATTGGTCTCAGTTGATCACAAATGGGCTTGTCTGGGCATAATGAGTGTGTTCCTTTGTCTGACCTCTCAGAGGAAACAGAGGCGAATTCACGTCTTACAAAGCTATGTTTTGTTGTGTGAACAGTGGAAGAAATAAGCCAGTATTTCTTTAATGGGTCCCATTTATTTCGTGTCCGAGATTGAGTAGAAATTGTTTGTTATGGTGTGGCTTACAGTCGAGACACAGAAATTCAGGGAGCTGGAAGTGTAGTATAGATAGAAAAAGTCGTGAAGACTGGTAAAAATTTAAGAATGAGCGATTATATGTATGATTATACgtgcatattaatatatttttttatagtaagtcACGATGACGATGTGCATAAAATAGTAAAGACAAATAAATAGATCTTTTTGTGCCTTTTTGTATAGTTATAAGCTTAGTGATTGAAGATCTATGTATATTCTTCGACTCTTAAATTGATATCAAAACATAATTTGATTTATAGCTACTAAATAACAGGAGGTGTGTAAATTCGTCAATGAGTTTTGATAACTTGATATTGATTAGGTTTTTATCAATCGTTTTTGTCTCCTTATCAGGAATTATAGTCATGGCAAGAAACTAATGGGTTTTGCCAAGTGGAATATCCTATGtttataggtatttgtttttctaATCTCAGCAAAGATTAGACTTAAcagttttaaatagatttttatgtaCTGTTTAAGTGACTGGTTTTAACCTAATTCTTACATTGATGagctgattatttatttatgcaatagCATTTAGGTATTACATTGCTTTCATCTTGAACATAGGCACATTCCGTACAGGTGTTAAAGCGCTGACGATACGCCAAAAAGCTATGTgtctcatttattttaatttcacttcTGTTGAGTCGAGCTATTTGTATTGCATATGTTGAAAAAAGAGATCATACTAAAGAATCATGATCATCGTTTCAGAAATCATGAAGTGCCTGCCGCTTGGGTGCCAGGCTTACAGCCAGGGTACCGCCGGAACTGCCTTCACAAACCTGGTGACGCATTTCCTGGCTGCCCAGTGCCTCATCACAGAGAACTGGCCTATGGACTACTCTTATGGACTTACAAGTGAGTTGATTGACTGTTTTACTCAAGACTTGTTGTTAAGTTAGAGATAAGTTCACATTATACCATACAGACAGAActttgttgctggggagttggttccaccatttcttcttcccagcaaaaacaaataggaagtggtgaagggtgggcattTTGGGAGCTGTTTTTTGTAAACTATTTCCAGATGGTGACCGATTTGACTTCATCATCGTCGGCGGCGGTACAGCCGGGGCATTGTTGGCGAGCAGGCTGTCTGAAGTTGAGGAGTGGAAGGTGCTGCTCATAGAAGCTGGCGGAGACCCTCCAATGGAAAGCATTGTACgtaaacttttattatattgctaaaaTGAAAGTATACAAGGAAAGGTATTGTGCAACAATAAGCTATTTAATTTCTTTCCAGATTCCCAAGTTCTCTTCAGATACGCACAGGACTCGAAACACTTTCCAATACTACACAGAACAAGATGAAAATAGCTGCAAAGGTTGCATCGACGAGCGATTCTTCTGGCCACGAGGCAAAACTCTAGGCGGCACGGGAGCCATTAACGGCCATCTTCACATGCGAGGCAGCGAGGGCGACTATGAGAGCTGGCATCTTAAAGACAACGACGGCTGGGACTGGCCTACATTAAAAGAGTACTTCAAAAAGAGTGAAAAGGTTGTGGATCCTTTCATTCTTAATAACCCAGAACTGAGAAAGGAACACGGAACTGAAGGAGAGTTTGTCGTGGATCAACTTAACTTTACCCATGGCGACATAGCTGATAGGCTGACTAATGCATACAAAGAAATGGGATTGACGTACTTGGATGACTTAAATGGACCAACACAGATGGGTGTAGGCAAACTTAGAGGCAGCATTCACAAGGGTAAAAGAGTAACCTCAGCTACAGCTTTCCTCAATACCGTAAGAGAACGAAAGAACTTGAAAGTTATGAAGTACACTTATGTTAATAAACTAGAAATTGATAGAAAGAACAAAACAGTAACTGGCGTAAGACTTTCACTTTTATACGGTGATGTGGAGTCATATTTCGCAACAAAAGAGGTTATAGTAAGCGCTGGAACAGTTAATACTCCTAAATTGCTGATGTTGTCAGGTATCGGTCCAAGAGAGCATCTTAAAGAAAAAGATATTTCGGTAGTAAGTGACTTACCCGTGGGCAAAAATCTTCAGGATCATGTTCGCATACCTATTCCGGTGACAGTGGACACAGGAGCAGAGAGGAGGGGAGAAGAATTCTTCCAAAAGGCTGCTGCTCAGTACTTGATAGATCAGACAGGACCGTATACTACGAATTACGATCAGCCCAATATAAATGCTTTCTTGTCAGTTCCTGACGGTAAATCGTTACCTGATGTGCAAATAGATCATAACTATTTCCTGCCAAATACTTCATACATACATTCTATGTGTAAGAATACGTTTTCGTTCAATGAAACTATCTGCAAGCAGTTTGTGGACTTTAATAAAGACAATGAAATGTTCATATTCTTCGTGTCTCTCTGCCGGCCGCACTCGAAAGGAGAAATTCTGCTGCGAGGAAAGAATTCGATGGAACATCCAATGATTTTCCCGAAGTACTTTACCGACAAACGTGATATGGAAATTTTCGTTAAGAGCGTTAAAAGAGTGATGGAGATTGTTAAAACGCCAACTTTCAGAGATATGAAAGCAGAAATAAAAAGGATCGAATTCCCAGACTGCGATGGATTTGAGTTTGAAAGTGAAGATTATTGGGAATGTATGGCTAGAACTGTGACTTACCATGTGTATCATCCTGTTGGTACAGCTAAAATGGGCAAAGCTAAAGACCCTGAATCTGTAGTGGACAGCAGGCTAAGAGTGTTCGGAATCAAAAACCTGCGTGTTGTAGATGCAAGTATAATGCCGACAATACCTAGTGTCAACGTTAATGCAGCTACTATGATGATTGCTGAACGAGCAGCTGATTTTATCAAGGAAGACCATCTAAAGGTGCAAGCCCAAAAAGATGAACTATAGTTTTTTAAGCAATGATTAAAGTTTAGTTTATAATGAGAGCTTAATTACTCAATGCTAGTCAATCCATAAGAGCACGCTTGAAATCGGTGTTTGTCGAAATGTTTATGAAATGTACAAGTCaaagtattaaaaacaaacGCCCATTTTTACTTTAccgtttt from Helicoverpa armigera isolate CAAS_96S chromosome 2, ASM3070526v1, whole genome shotgun sequence includes these protein-coding regions:
- the LOC110382495 gene encoding ecdysone oxidase gives rise to the protein MKCLPLGCQAYSQGTAGTAFTNLVTHFLAAQCLITENWPMDYSYGLTNGDRFDFIIVGGGTAGALLASRLSEVEEWKVLLIEAGGDPPMESIIPKFSSDTHRTRNTFQYYTEQDENSCKGCIDERFFWPRGKTLGGTGAINGHLHMRGSEGDYESWHLKDNDGWDWPTLKEYFKKSEKVVDPFILNNPELRKEHGTEGEFVVDQLNFTHGDIADRLTNAYKEMGLTYLDDLNGPTQMGVGKLRGSIHKGKRVTSATAFLNTVRERKNLKVMKYTYVNKLEIDRKNKTVTGVRLSLLYGDVESYFATKEVIVSAGTVNTPKLLMLSGIGPREHLKEKDISVVSDLPVGKNLQDHVRIPIPVTVDTGAERRGEEFFQKAAAQYLIDQTGPYTTNYDQPNINAFLSVPDGKSLPDVQIDHNYFLPNTSYIHSMCKNTFSFNETICKQFVDFNKDNEMFIFFVSLCRPHSKGEILLRGKNSMEHPMIFPKYFTDKRDMEIFVKSVKRVMEIVKTPTFRDMKAEIKRIEFPDCDGFEFESEDYWECMARTVTYHVYHPVGTAKMGKAKDPESVVDSRLRVFGIKNLRVVDASIMPTIPSVNVNAATMMIAERAADFIKEDHLKVQAQKDEL